One Mustelus asterias unplaced genomic scaffold, sMusAst1.hap1.1 HAP1_SCAFFOLD_3694, whole genome shotgun sequence DNA window includes the following coding sequences:
- the glmp gene encoding glycosylated lysosomal membrane protein — VSFEYNPGRNVTGSDPSAIAPNVLHVRAVGANDTIHYLWSTLGAPTVLLVYTDSPTSKLSIDWTRLELRDPSTAVRIEPAASVIYSTAVIFSRVLEYDDVNDTADLSRVPVTAFYPAYQLEDLSWDNANATLNRSQLTAQFRGQNASGHLSGNGSFTFRIAAFESSRRDSGLPRLLHTANSSKLEFVMEGVEPRGNWSRFALEMMVVEAAGVQREFRVCHTIDDEYTPSIFQMDKLVAVVGNQSSIASFLQWKPVAYSSPAASLATSVPSRDYGLRIGRKLSLPASTIAYAFFGAALPGGAHVTAMNISFGRPGGDLYNASRYISWSALIGYGEPPVEGFSTLVMGIMAVGLGLPILLLLFGGLSVCVIHRKRASLAYQPVN, encoded by the exons gtTTCCTTCGAGTATAATCCGGGACGCAACGTCACGGGGAGCGACCCCTCCGCCATCGCGCCCAATGTCCTCCACGTGCGCGCGGTGGGTGCCAACGACACCATCCACTACCTCTGGAGCACGCTGGGGGCTCCCACGGTTCTCCTGGTGTACACGGACAGCCCCACCAGCAAGTTGTCCATCGACTGGACCCGATTGGAGCTCCGCGACCCGTCCACCGCTGTCCGAATCGAGCCCGCCGCCTCCGTGATCTACTCCACCGCCGTCATCTTCTCCCGG GTATTGGAGTACGACGATGTCAATGACACGGCTGATTTGTCCCGGGTACCCGTCACTGCCTTCTACCCTGCTTACCAGCTCGAGGACTTGAGCTGGGACAACGCCAACGCCACGCTGAACCGCAGTCAGCTGACGGCTCAATTCCGGGGCCAGAATGCCAGTGGCCACCTATCGGGCAATGGCAGTTTCACATTCCGG ATTGCAGCTTTTGAAAGCTCACGCCGTGACTCCGGGCTCCCTCGCCTCCTGCACACTGCAAACAGCTCCAAGCTGGAGTTTGTGATGGAGGGGGTCGAGCCCCGGGGCAACTGGTCACGCTTTGCCCTGGAGATGATGGTAGTGGAGGCAGCTGGGGTCCAGCGAGAGTTCAGGGTGTGCCACACCATCGATGATGAATATACTCCCAGTATCTTCCAG ATGGACAAGCTGGTGGCAGTGGTGGGGAACCAGAGTAGCATCGCCAGCTTCCTACAGTGGAAGCCCGTGGCTTACAGCTCCCCCGCGGCCTCGCTGGCCACCTCTGTGCCCTCCCGGGACTACGGCCTGAGGATAGGCCGCAAACTGAGCCTGCCGGCCTCCACCATCGCCTACGCCTTCTTCGGAGCGGCGCTGCCCGGAGGCGCCCACGTGACGGCGATGAACATATCCTTTGGGAGACCTGGGGGCGACCTCTACAACGCCAGCCGATACATCAGCTG GTCGGCCCTGATTGGCTACGGGGAGCCCCCAGTGGAAGGATTCTCCACGTTGGTTATGGGTATAATGGCGGTTGGTTTGGGGTTGCCCATTCTGCTCCTGCTCTTCGGGGGGTTGTCTGTCTGTGTTATACACAGGAAGCGGGCATCCTTGGCCTACCAGCCTGTCAACTAG